One stretch of Mangifera indica cultivar Alphonso chromosome 9, CATAS_Mindica_2.1, whole genome shotgun sequence DNA includes these proteins:
- the LOC123225589 gene encoding probable plastid-lipid-associated protein 12, chloroplastic, translated as MALRFHASNISACPPPFPHRIHKFFSSKPFKPSATRPTSLLLRASVVEQQELTFTEEENQLIDALIGIQGRGKSASPQQINDVERAVKILEDLPGVPDPTGSRLIEGRWQLMFTTRPGTASPIQRTFVGVDNFSIFQEISLRTNDPRVANIVKFSEAIGELKVEAEASIGDGKRILFRFDRAAFSFKFLPFKVPYPVPFRLLGDEAKGWLDTIYLSPSGNLRISRGNKGTTFVLQKKTDSRQQLLAAISTGTGVREAIDEFVALNGNTAEDEPELIEGEWQMIWSSQVETDSWLENAGNGLMGKQIVKKDGQLKFVVDILLGFRFSMTGTFVRSAANTYNVTMSDAAIIAGQFGYPIEGMETKISLELLYSDEKIRISRGYNNILFVHVKSNGLKKK; from the exons ATGGCGCTTAGATTTCATGCATCAAACATTAGCGCATGCCCACCTCCATTCCCGCATAGAATTCAcaaatttttctcttcaaagCCCTTCAAGCCCTCTGCAACTCGCCcaacttctcttcttttgagAGCCTCAGTTGTAGAACAGCAAGAGCTGACCTTCACTGAAGAAGAAAACCAGCTCATTGATGCCCTTATCGGCATCCAAGGCCGTGGCAAATCAGCTTCTCCTCAGCAAATCAAC GATGTTGAACGTGCAGTCAAAATCCTTGAAGATTTACCAGGCGTGCCTGATCCA ACAGGTTCTAGGTTAATTGAGGGTCGTTGGCAACTAATGTTTACAACAAGACCTGGAACAGCTTCACCAATTCAG AGAACATTTGTGGGGGTTGACAATTTTAGCATATTTCAAGAGATATCCCTTCGAACAAATGACCCGCGTGTAGCAAATATTGTGAAGTTTTCTGAAGCAATAGGTGAGCTAAAAGTAGAG GCAGAAGCATCGATCGGAGATGGAAAAAGGATCCTTTTCAGATTCGATAGAGCAGCCTTCTCTTTTAAATTCCTACCTTTTAAGGTACCTTATCCAGTGCCATTCAGGCTTCTTGGTGATGAAGCAAAGGGTTGGCTGGACACTATATATTTGTCTCCCTCTGGAAACCTCCGCATATCAAGAGGAAATAAG GGCACCACATTTGTGCTGCAAAAGAAAACAGATTCAAGGCAACAGCTACTAGCTGCCATTTCAACTGGAACAGGAGTTAGAGAG GCAATTGACGAGTTTGTCGCCTTGAATGGGAATACAGCTGAAGATGAACCAGAACTCATAGAGGGAGAATGGCAGATGATATGGAGTTCTCAG GTGGAGACAGATAGTTGGTTAGAGAATGCAGGCAATGGTCTCATGGGCAAGCAG ATTGTCAAGAAGGATGGACAACTGAAATTTGTGGTTGATATCTTGCTTGGGTTCAGATTCTCCATGACCGGCACGTTTGT AAGATCAGCAGCCAACACGTACAATGTCACCATGAGTGATGCAGCCATTATTGCAGGGCAGTTTGGTTATCCCATAGAGGGGATGGAAACAAAGATCAGTCTGGAGCTGCT GTACAGCGATGAAAAGATCAGAATCAGCAGAGGATACAACAACATTCTTTTTGTGCACGTAAAGAGCAACGGATTGAAGAAAAAGTAA
- the LOC123225588 gene encoding signal transducer and activator of transcription B-like, which yields MNDQQTQMMINQAHIMNQQPPPLPPLLPQVMNQQPQLPVQSQLFMLNHGYVGSSNTNLNNNSNNNKQLKPWQTLQQNPSKIGTFGVSKPRSNNNNNNSWKAKKMKQSVGQGSTQGYNPPTLHELQSQNRQKTRKFYSNKKKFNDNGNNNNRFAPYAPRNTTSFIIRAKKSGGIASLVSPCPVTPAVLPTPVFSPSREVLVDMAKEEWGVDGYGSMKGLIRLRSGSELENEQDEEDDDDANGSSDSDVEEHVEVERRLDHDLSRFEMIYPNYSGSGSGGDYNNVLENRVDDQDSHIAQLEEENLTLKERLFLMEREMADMRRRLLFLERQSSNHQIGVCGEGGNEEVVENGSENESENCSDFREGKEHNNEDVCMEECVPNDAKKEEKEEKTIKNEFVNEDMIAEEDGQRKLEKVDDQMGEEDKAKRQEKEAGKGIR from the exons ATGAATGATCAGCAAACACAGATGATGATCAATCAAGCTCATATCATGAATCAACAACCTCCGCCGCTTCCTCCGCTTTTGCCGCAG GTGATGAATCAGCAGCCTCAATTGCCGGTTCAATCTCAGTTGTTTATGTTGAATCACGGCTACGTTGGTAGCAGTAATActaatcttaataataatagtaataataataagcaaCTGAAGCCGTGGCAAACTTTGCAGCAAAACCCTAGCAAGATTGGTACTTTTGGCGTGTCTAAACCGAggagtaataataataataataatagttggAAGGCGAAGAAGATGAAACAGAGTGTTGGCCAAGGTAGTACTCAAGGTTACAACCCTCCGACGCTTCATGAATTGCAGTCGCAGAATCGTCAAAAGACAAGGAAGTTTTATTCCAATAAGAAGAAGTTTAATGATAATGGGAATAATAACAATAGGTTTGCTCCATATGCTCCCCGTAatactacttcttttattattagagCTAAGAAATCCGGTGGGATTGCTTCTTTGGTTTCGCCATGCCCTGTGACGCCTGCCGTCTTGCCTACTCCGGTATTTTCACCCTCAAGGGAGGTGTTGGTTGACATGGCAAAAGAAGAGTGGGGAGTTGACGGGTATGGTTCAATGAAGGGTTTGATTAGGTTAAGATCAGGAAGTGAACTTGAGAATGAGCAAGAtgaggaagatgatgatgatgctaaCGGGTCTAGTGACAGTGATGTAGAGGAGCATGTTGAAGTTGAGAGGAGATTAGATCATGATTTGAGTCGTTTTGAAATGATATATCCGAATTATAGTGGTAGTGGTTCTGGTGGAGATTATAATAATGTTTTGGAGAACAGGGTGGATGATCAGGATAGTCATATTGCACAATTGGAGGAGGAGAACTTGACATTGAAAGAGAGGTTGTTTTTGATGGAGAGAGAGATGGCAGATATGAGGAGAAGGCTGCTGTTTCTCGAGAGACAGAGTAGCAATCATCAAATTGGTGTGTGTGGGGAAGGTGGTAATGAGGAGGTAGTGGAAAATGGATCAGAGAATGAGAGTGAAAATTGTTCAGATTTTCGTGAAGGTAAAGAACATAATAATGAAGATGTTTGTATGGAAGAGTGTGTACCTAATGACgcgaagaaagaagaaaaagaggaaaagacAATTAAGAATGAGTTTGTGAATGAAGACATGATAGCAGAAGAGGATGGTCAAAGAAAGCTAGAAAAGGTGGATGATCAAATGGGTGAAGAGGATAAAGCCAAGAGACAAGAAAAAGAAGCTGGGAAGGGAATTCGGTAA